In Mastigocladopsis repens PCC 10914, a single window of DNA contains:
- the pstS gene encoding phosphate ABC transporter substrate-binding protein PstS — MLFGNPVTNHSRITRTISVVALAMSLAACGEQQAQNGTTTGEASPGAATDTTASSPAKLDLGGQVRLTGAGASFPAPLYQTWFSNLNKKYPNLQVNYQSVGSGAGVEQFTKGTVDFGASDVAMTDEEIKKVERGVLLLPMTAGSVVLAYNLPGVQELKLPRDVYTGIFQGTIKSWNDPKITAANPGVNLPNTPITIVHRSDGSGTTGVFTQHLSAVSPEWKSKVGSGKTVNWPTGVGAKGNEGVTAQIQQTQGSMGYVEYGYAQQNKLSYAALQNKAGQFVTPNEQSASKTLDAVELPGNLRAFITDPEGNDSYPIVTYSWILAYQKYPDAAKAKAVEAMIEYGLTEGQKAAPQLGYVPLPENVVKKVAAAADAISPDYKIAVGGDSGGASASK; from the coding sequence ATGCTTTTCGGTAACCCTGTGACTAATCATTCTCGCATAACGAGAACAATTTCAGTAGTAGCACTGGCTATGAGCTTGGCTGCTTGCGGTGAGCAACAAGCGCAAAACGGTACAACTACTGGAGAAGCCTCTCCTGGTGCTGCTACTGATACAACAGCCTCTAGTCCAGCCAAACTCGACTTAGGTGGACAAGTAAGATTAACTGGCGCTGGTGCTTCTTTCCCAGCACCTCTCTACCAAACTTGGTTCAGCAATTTAAACAAGAAATATCCTAATCTACAAGTTAACTATCAGTCAGTTGGTAGCGGTGCCGGAGTGGAGCAATTTACCAAAGGCACTGTGGACTTTGGTGCTAGCGATGTTGCCATGACCGATGAAGAAATCAAGAAGGTGGAAAGGGGTGTCCTTTTACTGCCTATGACTGCTGGTAGCGTTGTGCTAGCTTACAACCTGCCTGGGGTACAAGAACTAAAACTTCCACGGGACGTGTATACCGGCATCTTCCAAGGCACTATTAAATCTTGGAACGACCCGAAAATCACTGCGGCGAACCCTGGTGTTAACCTTCCAAACACGCCAATCACAATTGTACATCGTTCTGATGGCAGTGGTACCACGGGTGTGTTCACGCAACACCTTAGTGCTGTGAGTCCAGAATGGAAATCCAAAGTAGGCAGTGGCAAAACTGTAAACTGGCCTACAGGAGTTGGTGCAAAGGGCAATGAAGGTGTGACTGCCCAAATACAGCAAACTCAAGGCTCGATGGGATACGTTGAGTACGGCTACGCTCAACAAAATAAACTTTCTTATGCTGCTTTGCAAAATAAAGCAGGTCAATTTGTGACACCAAATGAACAATCAGCATCTAAAACATTGGATGCCGTAGAATTGCCAGGAAATCTCCGTGCCTTTATTACAGATCCAGAAGGAAACGATTCTTACCCCATTGTCACCTACAGTTGGATTTTGGCTTATCAGAAATATCCTGACGCGGCAAAAGCCAAAGCAGTAGAAGCCATGATTGAATATGGTTTGACAGAGGGTCAAAAAGCTGCTCCACAACTAGGCTACGTTCCTTTACCTGAAAACGTTGTGAAAAAAGTTGCAGCAGCAGCTGATGCTATCAGTCCAGATTACAAAATTGCCGTAGGCGGTGATAGCGGTGGTGCTAGCGCCAGCAAGTAG